A genomic window from Silene latifolia isolate original U9 population chromosome Y, ASM4854445v1, whole genome shotgun sequence includes:
- the LOC141630960 gene encoding uncharacterized protein LOC141630960, with protein MRAAQDRQKSYADLRRSDIEFAVGDKVLLKVSPMRGVMRFGKRGNLSQKFISPYEILSRFGEVAYRLALPPALDRVHNVFHVSQLHKYVSDPSYVLEAEMIELDDALTYVKMPNEILDQRVRKTRRSETVLVKVLWSNHLVEEATWEADETMKE; from the coding sequence ATGAGGGCGgcacaagataggcaaaagagttatgccgacttgAGGAGAAGTGACATTGAATTTGCGGTGGGAGATAAGGTGTTACTCAAGGTTTCACCCATGAGGGGAGTAATGAGATTTGGGAAAAGAGGCAATTTGAGCCAAAAGTTCATTAGTCCCTATGAGATATTAAGTAGATTCGGGGAAGTGGCCTACCGTTTAGCACTTCCCCCAGCCTTGGACCgagttcacaatgtctttcatgtgtCTCAATTGCATAAATACGTAAGTGACCCTTCATATGTACTTGAGGCAGAGATGATTGAGTTAGATGATGCTTTAACATATGTGAAAATGCCCAATGAGATCCTAGACCAGAGAGTAAGGAAGACAAGACGTAGTGAAACGGTGTTGGTAAAAGTATTGTGGTCCAACCATCTAGTGGAGGAGGCCACGTGGGAGGCCGATGAAACCATGAAAGAATGA
- the LOC141630962 gene encoding uncharacterized protein LOC141630962, which yields MPFSPFQITRPLGQMASLVPSIKMPGVSLGIGVCKFVIDFFQKGKLLKQTNATVLTLIPKCKMPTQVTQFRPIACCNVVYKCISKLICNRLSTVLPELVSVNQGGWTFLDELLEAFRFPKHFRGLIMECVGSASYSITLNGDTFGFFKDDLLMFCKGDAASMMVLLRAFSSFSLASGLKMNSTKSEVYFNGVPATLRKDILSISGFIEGQLPFKYWASIFVLPKGVLSRVDAICRNFLWEGHVEYNSVPRVAWHKVCVPKREGGLGLKDSHVWNVATIDSPSSDASWHWKKIYKVRDLIKDGFVSNDWSIGNGEYTIKSCYNWIRQPRPEVPWFRSVWHSLVLPKHAFVAWLVSCNALLLKDKSVSISASSMIFLCVCHLQRETHTHLFQEYNFTQRLVQSVLDGLCSPLGQQDWIQNIARRRWSRLRKVTLLIFCHSSLLVCDMDARK from the exons ATGCCATTTTCTCCATTCCAGATCACAAGGCCCCTGGGCCAGATGGCTTCTCTAGTTCCTTCTATAAAGATGCCTGGAGTATCATTGGGGATCGGTGTGTGCAAATTTGTCATAGATTTTTTCCAAAAAGGGAAATTGCTCAAACAAACCAATGCTACTGTTCTTACTCTCATTCCTAAATGTAAGATGCCTACTCAAGTCACTCAGTTTCGTcccattgcttgttgcaatgttGTTTACAAGTGTATCTCTAAGCTTATTTGCAACAGACTTTCTACTGTGTTGCCTGAGTTAGTTAGTGTGAATCAAGGGGG TTGGACTTTCTTAGATGAGTTGCTGGAAGCCTTCAGGTTCCCTAAGCACTTCAGGGGACTGATCATGGAGTGTGTTGGGAGTGCTTCATATTCTATTACCTTAAATGGTGACACTTTTGGCTTCTTCAAAG atgatttactAATGTTCTGTAAGGGAGATGCTGCTTCAATGATGGTCTTACTTAGAGctttttcttccttttccttGGCATCTGGTTTGAAAATGAACTCTACCAAGTCTGAAGTCTATTTTAATGGGGTTCCTGCTACTTTGAGGAAGGACATTCTTTCCATCTCTGGGTTTATTGAAGGGCAGCTCCCATTCAA GTACTGGGCCTCTATATTTGTCTTGCCAAAGGGTGTGTTGAGTAGAGTGGATGCCATCTGCAGAAATTTCCTTTGGGAAGGTCATGTTGAGTATAATAGTGTTCCTAGAGTGGCCTGGCATAAGGTTTGTGTCCCAAAAAGAGAAGGTGGATTGGGTCTGAAAGATAGTCATGTTTGGAATGTAGCAACTATAG ATTCTCCTTCCTCTGATGCAAGTTGGCATTGGAAGAAGATCTATAAGGTCAGGGATCTCATTAAGGATGGGTTTGTATCTAATGATTGGAGTATTGGAAATGGGGAGTATACTATCAAGAGTTGCTACAACTGGATTAGACAACCTAGACCAGAGGTGCCCTGGTTTAGGTCAGTTTGGCACTCACTAGTCTTGCCTAAGCATGCATTTGTGGCCTGGCTAGTGAGTTGTAATGCGTTACTGTTGAAGGACAAGTCAGTATCAATTAGCGCTTCTTCGATGATCTTTCTTTGTGTGTGTCATCTTCAGAGGGAGACTCATACTCATCTATTTCAGGAATATAACTTCACTCAGAGGTTAGTCCAGTCTGTCTTGGATGGGTTATGTTCTCCTCTTGGACAACAAGATTGGATTCAGAACATAGCTAGGAGGAGATGGAGCAGGTTGAGGAAGGTCACATTACTAATCTTTTGCCATTCTAGCCTGTTGGTATGTGACATGGATGCGAGAAAATGA
- the LOC141630963 gene encoding uncharacterized protein LOC141630963: protein MTVIKSSSISSTKNTQASSSNKFSCLSHNLDEFPVLSHPKGPTSADVIREKSVHEVVGIPPLNLDVLVEDIPYEEEGYVPVLEVIEEEPSVIPEDAAPGLLQFTAAEVKVELDYWKHSVYCFILGANPPWDILKALLGVRINHRVDRLSFLPNGVFLVRFKSRAAREAVLKQGHFLFDNKPLIVRPWSPEIELVKHEGKGIARISGLVGKFIKCDIATEERTRLGYARAMIEMNLGDPLPDKVSFLDENGVLVEIVVEYEWKPIVCLKCKGVGHSTEDCRKKNQKPKSAVPAKQPAPAKQPVVNKVWRPKATTGGQRQKSHVNVAQTPVATVPVDVPLTTPVVWHKDGTYTMGFTPARPIVRMTRQENSDGGYSVHKFGQQTFLEALNKSGSPKEGIGTSGSAPHQHNVGLFALLEIKVKALSQNSISGIVIDGWSLTTNNSCHKGGRVWVLWNPSIFQVDIVNYSAQCINMKVVEIASNKLFYLSMVYAFNDLQARESLWEQLINFASVVDGAWEVCGDFNCVLSHSERLGGSSTDAEIDAFQGCLTSCGLVDSPAMGSFFTWNNKQEVNARVYSRLDHFLINSDWSCSMSDNYAHFLPEGNFDHTPCILKKAGQLLATNRPFKYFQMWGKSPLFLPRMAVWWDVEFTGTKMYVLIKKLKNLKQHLKQFNKDQFQNIEQCAAITLKNLEFIQSKIALDPTNVDWLVKEAPAAKEFSELQQACHLFLSQKAKAAWLKDGDQNTKYFHGVIRSKFMRNQVLAIKDLHGVEHTDPIRIQNAFLEFYINLLGTEITFLKRLMLELFGSVGLV, encoded by the exons ATGACGGTAATCAAATCTTCATCGATTTCTTCAACAAAAAATACTCAAGCATCTAGTAGTAATAAGTTTTCGTGTCTTTCTCATAATTTGGATGAATTTCCAGTTCTATCTCACCCAAAAGGTCCTACTTCTGCGGATGTTATTCGGGAAAAATCGGTTCATGAAGTGGTAGGGATTCCACCTCTGAACTTGGACGTATTGGTTGAAGACATTCCGTATGAGGAGGAAGGATATGTACCAGTTCTGGAAGTGATTGAGGAGGAGCCGTCTGTTATTCCAGAGGATGCTGCGCCTGGTTTACTTCAGTTCACGGCAGCTGAGGTCAAAGTGGAGCTTGACTACTGGAAACATtcggtttattgttttattttggGTGCAAATCCTCCATGGGACATTTTGAAGGCTTTATTAGGCGTCAGGATCAACCATCGGGTAGACAGGCTCTCTTTCTTACCTAATGGTGTTTTTCTGGTGCGCTTTAAGTCTAGGGCTGCTAGAGAGGCTGTGTTAAAGCAGGGTCATTTCTTGTTTGATAACAAGCCCCTTATAGTTAGACCTTGGTCTCCTGAGATTGAACTAGTTAAGCATGAG GGAAAAGGGATTGCCCGTATTTCTGGACTTGTAGGGAAATTTATTAAGTGTGACATAGCAACTGAAGAGAGAACTAGGCTTGGCTATGCTAGGGCTATGATTGAGATGAATCTGGGTGACCCTTTACCTGATAAGGTGTCTTTTTTGGATGAGAATGGTGTTCTAGTTGAAATAGTGGTGGAATATGAGTGGAAACCTATTGTTTGCTTGAAATGCAAGGGTGTTGGTCATAGTACTGAAGATTGCAGGAAAAAGAACCAAAAGCCTAAATCTGCAGTACCTGCTAAACAACCAGCTCCTGCAAAGCAACCAGTGGTTAACAAAGTTTGGAGACCTAAAGCTACTACTGGTGGTCAGAGACAGAAGAGTCATGTGAATGTTGCTCAgactccagtagctactgttccaGTTGATGTACCTCTGACTACTCCTGTGGTTTGGCATAAGGATGGGACCTATACAATGGGTTTCACCCCTGCTAGGCCCATAGTGAGGATGACCAGGCAAGAGAATTCTGATGGGGGGTATAGTGTTCATAAATTTGGTCAACAAACTTTTCTAGAAGCTTTGAACAAATCTGGTTCACCCAAGGAAGGTATTGGGACAAGTGGTAGTGCTCCTCACCAG CATAATGTGGGTTTGTTTGCTCTCCTTGAGATAAAGGTTAAGGCCTTGTCTCAGAATAGTATCAGTGGTATTGTTATTGATGGATGGAGTTTAACCACTAATAATAGTTGTCACAAAGGGGGTAGAGTATGGGTTTTATGGAATCCTAGTATTTTTCAAGTGGATATTGTCAATTACTCTGCACAATGTATTAATATGAAGGTTGTGGAGATTGCTTCTAATAAGCTCTTCTACTTGTCAATGGTCTATGCTTTTAATGATTTACAAGCAAGAGAGTCTCTTTGGGAGCAGCTCATTAATTTTGCCTCTGTTGTTGATGGAGCTTGGGAAGTGTGTGGAGATTTTAATTGTGTCCTCTCACACTCTGAAAGGTTAGGAGGCAGTAGTACTGATGCTGAAATTGATGCTTTCCAGGGTTGTCTTACTAGTTGTGGTCTTGTGGACTCACCTGCTATGGGATCCTTTTTCACCTGGAATAATAAGCAAGAGGTGAATGCAAGGGTGTATAGTAGGCTTGATCATTTTTTGATTAATTCTGATTGGAGTTGCTCTATGTCAGATAATTATGCTCATTTTCTTCCTGAAGGAAATTTTGATCACACTCCCTGCATTCTTAAAAAGGCAGGACAGCTTCTTGCTACCAATAGGCCTTTCAAATATTTTCAGATGTGGGGGAAATCTCCTCTTTTTCTTCCTAGGATGGCTGTTTGGTGGGATGTTGAATTCACTGGTACCAAAATGTATGTGTTAATTAAGAAGCTTAAAAATCTTAAGCAGCACCTCAAGCAGTTTAATAAAGATCAGTTCCAAAATATTGAGCAGTGTGCTGCTATTACTTTGAAGAATCTGGAGTTTATTCAATCCAAAATTGCTCTTGATCCTACTAATGTTGATTGGTTGGTGAAGGAAGCTCCAGCTGCTAAGGAATTTTCTGAATTGCAGCAAGCCTGCCATCTTTTTCTTAGCCAAAAAGCCAAAGCTGCTTGGTTAAAAGATGGAGATCAAAACACTAAGTATTTCCATGGTGTCATAAGGAGTAAATTCATGAGGAATCAAGTGCTTGCCATCAAAGACCTACATGGAGTTGAGCATACTGATCCTATTAGGATTCAGAATGCCTTTTTGGAGTTTTATATTAACTTGCTAGGCACCGAGATCACATTCTTGAAAAGGTTAATGCTCGAATTATTCGGATCGGTAGGACTTGTCTGA
- the LOC141633782 gene encoding uncharacterized protein LOC141633782 — MHLEKMARLILRMVEMGERPSEEELVMVREVINKEEEKINEDMRSDDDDDDEMLYVEKEAEKDMAKDQDQVVEEKDQVVEEEVVKVVEEKAIEVTPKELVLEEEARSKKTKETELVDDNTFFSSRVKTIPAFGEGVTSKQQPCILSLYLKKGAEVLKVRVAQGYVLHYDQFEQVKVHGIALSDKCKKVEVHSLYNNKFAKLPVPFPNDEVATLGQAIRSLVQWPVENIHVVIDEVDMLKLTNLL; from the exons ATGCATCTAGAGAAAATGGCGAGGTTGATATTGAGGATGGTGGAAATGGGGGAACGgccatctgaagaagagttggttatggttcgtGAAGTCATAAATAAAGAAGAGGAGAAGATAAATGAGGACATgagaagtgatgatgatgatgatgatgagatgtTATATGTCGAGAAGGAAGCCGAGAAGGACATGGCAAAGGATCAAGATCAGGTAGTTGAGGAGAAAGATCAGGTAGTTGAGGAGGAAGTAGTTAAGGTAGTTGAGGAGAAAGCCATAGAAGTCACGCCAAAGGAGCTGGTATTGGaggaggaggctaggtcaaagaAGACAAAGGAGACGGAGTTAGTTGATGACAACACATTCTTTTCATCGCGGGTAAAGACAATTCCCGCTTTTGGCGAG GGCGTTACCAGCAAGCAACAGCCTTGTATACTTTCCCTCTATCTAAAAAAGGGGGCAGAAGTTCTTAAAGTTAGAGTTGCCCAAGGATACGTGTTACATTATGACCAGTTTGAACAGGTTAAGGTTCATGGCATAGCCCTCAGTGACAAATGTAAGAAAGTGGAAGTGCACAGCTTATACAATAACAAGTTTGCTAAACTACCAGTTCCATTTCCAAATGACGAGGTCGCTACTCTGGGACAAGCCATACGCTCGCTTGTGCAATGGCCTGTAGAAAACATTCATGTTGTCATTGATGAGGTAGATATGCTAAAGCTGACAAATTTGTtataa